TCTTGGGCAGACCCAGCTCACCGAAGAGGATCTCCTGCAGCTGCTTCGGCGAGCCCAGGTTGAACTCCCGGTCCACCACCCGGTACGCGGCCTGCGCGGCGGCCTTCACCTCAGCGGCGAAGTGCGCCTCCAGCTCCGTCAGGTAGTCGGTGTCGGCGGCGATGCCGATCCGTTCCATGTCGGCCAGGACCCGCATCAGCGGCAACTCCACCTCGGCCATCAACCGGGCCGACTGCTCGCCGTCGCGGGACAGCTCCGCGTCGATGGCGTCGGCCAGGTCGAGGGTGGCGCGGGCCTGGAGCATCAGGTTCTCCTCGGCCTGCCCGTCGTCGCCCAGCCCGTCCAGGGTCAGTTGCCCGGTCTCCGGCGCGTCCACCCGCAGCTCCCGGTGCAGGTAGCGCAGGGCCAGGTCGGTCAGGTCGTAGGACCGCTGGTCGGGGCGGGCCAGGTAGGCGGCGATCTGGGTGTCCCGGGCGATGCCGGCCAACGACCAGCCGGCGGCGGCGAACGCGAGCACCGCAGGCTTGCTGTCGTGCAGGACCTTCGGCCGGGCCGGATCGGCCAGCCAGCCGGCCAGGGCGTTCTCGTCGGTCGCCTCGAGGGTGGCCGGGTCGACCCAGGCCGCGGCGGCGTCGGCGGTGGCCAGGGCCAGGCCGAGCACCCCGGCGGTGTGCCGCCGGTTGGGGCCGGTGTCCAGCTTGACCGCCACCCCGACCGGGGTGCCGGCGGGGGCGTGGGTCTCCAGCCAGTCGGCCAGGGCGCCCGGCGCGGTGAGCACCTGCCCGGTCAGGTCGAACCCGGACTCGGCCTCCGGCTCGACGGCGTCGAGGTACTGGTAGAGGCGGTCCCGCAGGATCCGGAACTCCAGGGTGTCGAAGACCTGGTGCACGGCCTCCCGGTCCCAGCCGGTCCAGCGGGCGTCCTCCGGGCGCAGCGGCAGCTCCAGGTCACTGACCAACCGGTTGAGCTCGTAGTTGCGGATCACGTCGGCGAGCCGCTCCCGCAGACTCTCGCCGGCCTTGCCCTTGATCTCGTCGGCGCGGGCGACGACCCCCTCCACCCCACCGTAGGTGTTGATCCACTTGGCGGCGGTCTTCGGCCCGACCCCGGGAATCCCGGGCAGGTTGTCGCTGGTCTCGCCGACCAGAGCGGCCAGGTCACGGTAACGCTGCGGGCCGACACCGTACTTCGCCTCGACCGCGGCGGCGTCCATCCGGGCCAGGTCGGAGACGCCCTTGCGCGGGTAGAGCACGGTGATCCGGTCGTCGACGAGCTGGAAGGCGTCCCGGTCGCCGCTGCTGACCAGCACCGACATGCCCTGGTCCCGGCCCTGGCAGGCGAGGGTGGCCAGCACGTCGTCGGCCTCGTAGCCCTCCTTCTCCACCACCGGGATGCGCAGCGCGGCCAGCACCTCCTTGACCAGACTGACCTGGCCCTTGAAGTCGTCCGGGGTCTCGCTGCGGCCGGCCTTGTACTCGGCGTACCGCTCGGTGCGGAAGGAGCGGCGGGAGACGTCGAAGGCGACCACGATGTGGGTGGGCCGTTCGTCGCGCAACACGTTGATCAACATCGAGGTGAAGCCGTACACCGCGTTGGTCGGCTGCCCGGTCGTGGTGGAGAAGTTCTCCACCGGCAGGGCGAAGAAGGCCCGGTATGCCAGGGAGTGTCCGTCGACGAGGAGCAGGCGCGGCGTAGTAGCTGTCACGCAGGCGACTCTAGTCCGCCGGTGTGACAACCCCCTCGGCCGCTCCGCCCGTGTCGGGACCGACCCGCCGACAGGCACACACGACGAAGCCGGTGGAGGCGCGAGCGCGCCCCCACCGGCTTGCCGGTGCCACGGGTCAGGCCACGCCGAGGTACGCCTCCTTGACCGCCGGGTCGTGCAGGAGCTCCTGACCGGTGCCCTCCTTGACGATCCGACCGGTCTCCAGCACGTAGCCCCGGTGCGCCCGGGACAGCGCCTGCTGGGCGTTCTGCTCGACCAGCAGGATCGTGGTCCCCTGCTGGTTGATCTGCGTGATGATCTCGAAGATCTGCTGGATCAGCATGGGGGCCAGCCCCATCGAGGGCTCGTCGAGCAGCAGCAGCTTGGGCCGGGCCATCAGCGCCCGCCCCACGGCCAGCATCTGCTGCTCACCACCGGAGAGGGTGCCACCGGCCTGCTTGCGCCGCTCCTTGAGCCGGGGGAAGAGACCCATGACCATGTCCAGGTCCTTGTGGATCTCCGCCCGGTCCTTGCGGGTGTAGGCACCCATCTCCAGGTTCTCCATCACCGTCATGCCGGGGAACACCCCCCGGCCCTCGGGTGCCTGCCCGATGCCCCGGATGACCCGCAGGTCGGCGCGCATCTTGGTGACGTCGGTGCCGTCGAAGACGATCGAGCCGGCCGCCACCGGGCGCAGCCCGGAGATGGCCCGCATGGTGGTGGTCTTACCGGCGCCGTTGGCGCCGATCAGTGCCACCACCTCGCCCTCGTTGACCGCCAGGCTGATCCCGTGCAGCGCCTGGATCCGCCCGTACAGCAGGGTCAGGTCCTTGATCTCAAGCAGCATCGGTCGGCACCCCCAGGTACGCGGCGATCACCTTCGGGTCGTCCCGCACGTCGGCGGGCAGACCATCGGCGATCTTCTTGCCGAACTCCAGCACGACGATCCGGTCGGTGACCCCCATGACCAGGCGCATGTCGTGCTCGATCAGCAGCACGGTGGTGCCACTGTCACGGATCTTGCGGATGAGGACGAGCAACTCCTCCTTCTCCGCCGGGGTGAAGCCGGCGGCCGGCTCGTCCAGGCAGAGCAGGGTCGGGTCGGTGGCCAACGCCCGGGCGATCTCCAACCGGCGCTGCTCGCCGTAGGAGAGGTTGCGGGCCAGGTCCCCGGCACGACGCGGGATCCCCACGAACTTCAGCAGGTCGTGGGCCTTGTCCCGGCCGTGCCGCTCCTCCTTCCAGTGCCGCGGCAGGCGCAGCATGGCGGAGATGACGCTGGTCTTGTGGTGGGCGTCCGCACCCACCATCACGTTCTCCAGCGCGGTCATCTCCGGGAAGAGCCGGATGTTCTGGAACGTCCGGGCGATGCCCGCCTTGGTGATCCACGACCGCTGCCGACCGCTCACCCGCTCCCCCTTGAACCGGATCTCACCCTCGGTCGGGCGGTAGACGCCGGTCATGGCGTTGAAGCAGGTCGTCTTGCCGGCGCCGTTCGGCCCGATCAGACCGAGGATCTCCCCCTTGTACAGGGTGAAGTTGACGTCGTTGAGGGCGACCACGCCGCCGAAACGGAGCGTGACGTGGTCGACCTCCAGCAGTGGCTCCCGCCCGGCCGCGCCCGGCGTCGCCGGAGCCGGCTCCGCCGCGGTGGCCGGGGTCGGCTCCGCCGGGGTGGCCGGCACAACCGGCTTGGCCTCGTCCGACGGTGGCTCCGGCGGTACCCCGACCGTGGCCCGCCCGTCGGCGGTGATGTCGCGGTCGCTGGACTCGTCCCGCTCGCTGTTCATCTTCGGCTCACTCACTGGGCACCGTCTCCTGGGGAACCGCTTCCTTACGCCGGTCGGCGAACTCCGCCGCCCGCCGCCGGTTCGGCACCAGACCCTGCGGCCGGAAGATCATCATCACGATGATGATCAGACCGAAGATCAGGATGCGGTACTCGGCGGTGTCGAACTCCAACCCGATGATCTCACCGAAGCCACGGAACCACTCCGGCAGATACCAGGTCAGCGCACCACCGATGATGGCTCCCTTGATACCACCGGCACCACCGAGGATGACCGCGGCGAGCACCAGGATCGAGCTCTCCAGCAGGAAGCTGTCCGAGTTGATGAAGGTCTGCTTCCCGGCGAAGATCGCCCCGGTCAGACCACCCACCGCCGCGCCGATGGCGAACGCCCAGAGCTTGTACTTGAAGGTGGGCACGCCCATGATCTCGGCGGCGTCCTCGTCCTCCCGGATGGCCACCCAGGCCCGACCCACCCGGCTGCGCTCCAGGTTCCGCATCAGGAAGATGACCAGGATGATCACGGTGAGGATCAGCCAGTAGTACGGCTTGGAGTCGACCACCCCGAACAGCGGCTTGCCGTCCACCACCGGGCCCGGCGGGTGCTGCACCTCCGGAATGCCCCGCTGGCCCTGCAGCAGGCCGTCGGTGCGGGCGGCGTAGAGCCGGATCATCTCGGCGAAGCCGAGCGTCACGATCGCCAGGTAGTCACCGCGCAACCGCAGCGTCGGCGTACCGAGGATGACACCGGAGATCATCGTGACCACGATCGCCACCGGCACCGCCGCCAGCCACGGCCAGGTCAGGTCCAGCCGGCTCGCCGGCGAGGTCAACAACGCCACCGTGTACGCGCCGATGGCGTAGAAGCCGAAGTACCCCAGGTCGAGCAGACCGGTGAAGCCGACCACCACGTTCAGGCCGACCGCCAGCAGCACGAAGACCGAGGTGTCGAAGAGCACCGCGGCGAAGTCCGACCGGGTGGTGTAGAACGCGAAGTACTCGCTGCCGATCGGGAAGCCCAGGTACTCGTAGAACCACCGGTTCGGCAGGATGTAGAAGAAGGCGACCAGCGCCACCAGCCCTGCCCACCGCACCTGCTTGGGCATGTTCGACCAGCGCTGCCTCATCTGGGACAGCTTTCCCTTGTCCGCGGTCGCGGTCATGCGCGGGCCCTCCCCAGCGACTCGCCGAGCAGACCGGTCGGCCGGAACATCAGCAACACGACCAGCAGCACGAACCCGGTGAAGTCCTTCCACTCACCGCCGAACAGGCCGGCGGCGTAGTTCTCCGCGATCCCGAGCAGGAGGCCACCGAGCAGCGCCCCGCGCAGGTTTCCGATGCCGCCGAGGACAGCGGCGGAGAACGCCTTCAGCCCGATGAGGAAGCCGACGTTGAACTTGGTGTAGCCGTACCGCAGGCTCCACAGCAGCGCGGCCACGCCGGCCATCAGACCACCGAGGATGAACACCAGCATGATGACCCGGTTCTTGTTGACACCCATCAGGGCCGCCGTGTCGGCGTCCTGGGCCACCGCCCGGATACCACGGCCGAGCCGGCTGCGGTTCACGAACTGGTCGAGCGCCACCATCATCGCCAGGGTGACGCCGAGGACCAGCAACTGGATGTTGGTGACCGCGGCACCGAAGACGGTGAACAGGGTCTCCGAGGGGATCATCACCGGCATGCCGAACGGCGCCCGGTTGGTACCGACACCGAAGGCCTCGGCGATCACGAACGACGCGCCGATCGCGGTGATCAGGAAGGCCAGCGGCGGAGCGTTGCGCTTGCGCAGCGGGCGGTACGCCACCACCTCGACGGTCACCGCGGTGAGGGCGGAGGCCGCCGCCGCCGCGAGCAGACCGATGATCACCGCCACCAGCATGGCGCCGAACGCCGGAGCGGCGGAGTTCTGGCTGTAGCCAAGCGCCTGCCAGGTCCACAGGGCGGTGAAGGTACCGACCATGAAGACCTCGGAGTGGGCAAAGTTGATCAGGCGGAGAACGCCGTAGACCAGGGTGTAGCCGAGGGCCACGAGCGCATAGATCGCGCCCTGCTCCAACCCGGTTATGGTGAGTGCGGGAAAGTTCCCGAAGAACTCAGCGAAGTTCACGTGAGGGCTCCAACTGTGCGGCCACACGGCGCGGCCGGGAGCAGAACTCCCGGCCGCATCGTGATGGCGTCCCGGTGAGGCGGGACCGGATTACTCCGGTCAGGCCTTCGGGATCTCGATGTCCGGAACGACCTGGCCTGCGTTGACCTTGAACGCCCAGACCACGACCTGAGCCGGGTCCAGCTCGCCGTTGGACTCGAACTTGTAGGTCACCCCGGTGGCGGAGCCAGCCTTGTTGTAGGCCTTGATGAAGGCCAGGATGTCCTCGCGGCTCGACTTCCCGTCCTTGATGGCCTCAAGGAAGATCTTGGTGATGTCGTACGACACGTCGCCGTAGGTGCCCGGGTCGGCGTTGAACGCGGCCTTGTAGTCGGTCACGAACGAACCCTCGGCCGCGGTGGCCGGGGCGCACGGGCAGGTCAGGATGGTGCCCTCGGCGACCTGCTCACCGGCGACCTTGATGAAGTTGGCGTCGTTGACGCCGTCACCGGCGACCATCGTGCCCTTCCAACCGGCCTCCTTCAGCTGCTTGATCAGCAGGCCGGCCTCGGTGTAGTAGCCACCGAAGAAGAGAGCGGTCGCGCCACTGCCGACGATCTTGCTGACGACGGCGGAGAAGTTGGTCTGCTTGACCTGGATCTTGTCCTCACCGGCCACCGTGCCGAGGACCTTCTTGACCTCGTCCACCAGACCCGCGCCGTACGCCGACTGGTCGTCGACGACGTAGACCTTCTCGGCCTTCAGCACGTCCTTGATGTACCGGCCGGCCGCCGGGCCCTGCGAGGTGTCGTTACCGACGCCCCGGTGGAAGATCTTCCAGTTCTTCTCGCTCAGGCTCGGACGGGTCGCCGACGGGGTGATGATCGGCAGACCGGCCTGGTCGAAGATCGGGTCGGCCACCTCGGACTCACCCGAGAACGCCGGGCCGATGATGCCGACGACCTTGGTGTCGCCGACCGCCTGCTGGGCCAGCGCCGGGGCCTTGGCCGGGTCGCCCTGCGAGTCGTACTCGGTCAGGTTGACCTTGCAGTCCGCGTTCTCGGCGTTGTACTGGTCGATGGCCAGCTTGGTGCCGTTACGCATGTGAATACCGAGACCCGCGGCGTCGCCGGTCAGCGGCCCGAAGAAACCAAGCTTGAGGTCGCAGGCAGCGGAACTGCCGGTACCCTCGCTACCACTGTCGGCCTTACACGCGGCCGCGCCACTGATGACGAGCGCGCTGATGGCGACACCACCGAGCACCCGTGCGAGCTTCTGCCTCACGGCTCGTACCCTCCTTGTTCGATGGCCCGACCCGCCGCAGAAACAGAACCCTGCGAGGTGGACCAGGCCGACCGCGATCCCGGTCTGGGGGCGGACGTTATCCCACGGCCGAGTGATGGCGTAAGTCCCGACAGTGGGGATTGACCGAACCGTTACACGCGATGCCGAAACAGCGACCATCGCTGTAAGAAGGTTGCGCTCCGAGTATTTTTCGAGTTTGTTTCGGCGCCGGAAATCACGCCCCGAAAACCCCTCACCGGACAAGATCCGCCGTCCGAACGGACCAGACACCGGACGATCGGCCGTCATCGACGAAGACCACCAGCCGACCACCGCCAACGGTCACGGTCACCGGGTGGTCACCACCGCCGGGCACCTCCACCGGCAAGGCCACCTCGCCCCACGAGCCACCCCCGTCACCGGACCACCACAGCGACCGCTCGGCGCCCACCCCCACCGCCACGGCCAGCCCCGCGCCGTCGGCCGCCAGCCCGTCGACCGACCGCACCCCCGCGCCACCCGCCGCACCGGCGAACCCGCCGGCCACCCGCCACCGCCCGGCCACCCGCCGCCACAGCACGAACCCCTGCCCCACCGCGCCCACCACCACCGGCTCCCCCGCCACCGACACCACCCGCTCGGCCGACCCACCCGGGGTCGACCCGCCAGGAGCCGACCCGCCCGGGGTCGACCCGCCAGGAGCCGACCCGCCAGGAGCCGACCCGCCGGTCGACGCCGAGCCACCCCTGGTTGACCCGCCGGCCGACGCCGGGTCGCCCACCGCCGACGTCGACCCGTCCCGCTCGACGCCGGACAGCCGATCCGGCAACGTCGAACGTCGCCAGGACCGCCCGTCGGACGACGTCCAGACCACCGGTACGAAAGCCGTACCGCCGGGCGGCAGCAACCAACCCACCACCACCCAGCCGTCCGACGCGGCCACCGCGTCCAGGCCGGCGGTCCGCCCCCGGGCGTCCCCGGCCAACTGCGCAACCCCCGAACGCAGCGTGAACTCCCCGGCGTCCGGCGACGTCCAGACCGCCGCCCCGGAGACCCGTCCACCGGCGATCAGCCACCCCCCGGGGCCG
Above is a window of Micromonospora yangpuensis DNA encoding:
- a CDS encoding branched-chain amino acid ABC transporter permease; translated protein: MTATADKGKLSQMRQRWSNMPKQVRWAGLVALVAFFYILPNRWFYEYLGFPIGSEYFAFYTTRSDFAAVLFDTSVFVLLAVGLNVVVGFTGLLDLGYFGFYAIGAYTVALLTSPASRLDLTWPWLAAVPVAIVVTMISGVILGTPTLRLRGDYLAIVTLGFAEMIRLYAARTDGLLQGQRGIPEVQHPPGPVVDGKPLFGVVDSKPYYWLILTVIILVIFLMRNLERSRVGRAWVAIREDEDAAEIMGVPTFKYKLWAFAIGAAVGGLTGAIFAGKQTFINSDSFLLESSILVLAAVILGGAGGIKGAIIGGALTWYLPEWFRGFGEIIGLEFDTAEYRILIFGLIIIVMMIFRPQGLVPNRRRAAEFADRRKEAVPQETVPSE
- a CDS encoding branched-chain amino acid ABC transporter permease; its protein translation is MNFAEFFGNFPALTITGLEQGAIYALVALGYTLVYGVLRLINFAHSEVFMVGTFTALWTWQALGYSQNSAAPAFGAMLVAVIIGLLAAAAASALTAVTVEVVAYRPLRKRNAPPLAFLITAIGASFVIAEAFGVGTNRAPFGMPVMIPSETLFTVFGAAVTNIQLLVLGVTLAMMVALDQFVNRSRLGRGIRAVAQDADTAALMGVNKNRVIMLVFILGGLMAGVAALLWSLRYGYTKFNVGFLIGLKAFSAAVLGGIGNLRGALLGGLLLGIAENYAAGLFGGEWKDFTGFVLLVVLLMFRPTGLLGESLGRARA
- a CDS encoding ABC transporter ATP-binding protein; amino-acid sequence: MLLEIKDLTLLYGRIQALHGISLAVNEGEVVALIGANGAGKTTTMRAISGLRPVAAGSIVFDGTDVTKMRADLRVIRGIGQAPEGRGVFPGMTVMENLEMGAYTRKDRAEIHKDLDMVMGLFPRLKERRKQAGGTLSGGEQQMLAVGRALMARPKLLLLDEPSMGLAPMLIQQIFEIITQINQQGTTILLVEQNAQQALSRAHRGYVLETGRIVKEGTGQELLHDPAVKEAYLGVA
- a CDS encoding branched-chain amino acid ABC transporter substrate-binding protein; amino-acid sequence: MRQKLARVLGGVAISALVISGAAACKADSGSEGTGSSAACDLKLGFFGPLTGDAAGLGIHMRNGTKLAIDQYNAENADCKVNLTEYDSQGDPAKAPALAQQAVGDTKVVGIIGPAFSGESEVADPIFDQAGLPIITPSATRPSLSEKNWKIFHRGVGNDTSQGPAAGRYIKDVLKAEKVYVVDDQSAYGAGLVDEVKKVLGTVAGEDKIQVKQTNFSAVVSKIVGSGATALFFGGYYTEAGLLIKQLKEAGWKGTMVAGDGVNDANFIKVAGEQVAEGTILTCPCAPATAAEGSFVTDYKAAFNADPGTYGDVSYDITKIFLEAIKDGKSSREDILAFIKAYNKAGSATGVTYKFESNGELDPAQVVVWAFKVNAGQVVPDIEIPKA
- the polA gene encoding DNA polymerase I, giving the protein MTATTPRLLLVDGHSLAYRAFFALPVENFSTTTGQPTNAVYGFTSMLINVLRDERPTHIVVAFDVSRRSFRTERYAEYKAGRSETPDDFKGQVSLVKEVLAALRIPVVEKEGYEADDVLATLACQGRDQGMSVLVSSGDRDAFQLVDDRITVLYPRKGVSDLARMDAAAVEAKYGVGPQRYRDLAALVGETSDNLPGIPGVGPKTAAKWINTYGGVEGVVARADEIKGKAGESLRERLADVIRNYELNRLVSDLELPLRPEDARWTGWDREAVHQVFDTLEFRILRDRLYQYLDAVEPEAESGFDLTGQVLTAPGALADWLETHAPAGTPVGVAVKLDTGPNRRHTAGVLGLALATADAAAAWVDPATLEATDENALAGWLADPARPKVLHDSKPAVLAFAAAGWSLAGIARDTQIAAYLARPDQRSYDLTDLALRYLHRELRVDAPETGQLTLDGLGDDGQAEENLMLQARATLDLADAIDAELSRDGEQSARLMAEVELPLMRVLADMERIGIAADTDYLTELEAHFAAEVKAAAQAAYRVVDREFNLGSPKQLQEILFGELGLPKTKKIKTGYTTDADALGWLYAQTEHPLLHHLLRHRDVARLKSTVDGLLKSISDDGRIHTTFNQTVAATGRLSSTEPNLQNIPIRTEEGRRIRRAFVVGQGYDCLLTADYSQIEMRIMAHLSSDEALIEAFNSGHDFHAATASSVFEVAVETVTADQRRKIKAMNYGLAYGLSAFGLSQQLGITAEEARALMENYFAGFGGVRDYLHEVVAKARQDGYTSTVLGRRRYLPDLVSDNRQRREMAERMALNAPIQGSAADLIKLAMLHVDTALRSAGLRSRMLLQVHDELVFEVAPGEREALEALVRKEMGAAYPLSVPLEVSVGEGTDWNSADH
- a CDS encoding ABC transporter ATP-binding protein, translating into MSEPKMNSERDESSDRDITADGRATVGVPPEPPSDEAKPVVPATPAEPTPATAAEPAPATPGAAGREPLLEVDHVTLRFGGVVALNDVNFTLYKGEILGLIGPNGAGKTTCFNAMTGVYRPTEGEIRFKGERVSGRQRSWITKAGIARTFQNIRLFPEMTALENVMVGADAHHKTSVISAMLRLPRHWKEERHGRDKAHDLLKFVGIPRRAGDLARNLSYGEQRRLEIARALATDPTLLCLDEPAAGFTPAEKEELLVLIRKIRDSGTTVLLIEHDMRLVMGVTDRIVVLEFGKKIADGLPADVRDDPKVIAAYLGVPTDAA